A window of Schistocerca serialis cubense isolate TAMUIC-IGC-003099 chromosome 1, iqSchSeri2.2, whole genome shotgun sequence genomic DNA:
TGAAGCGTTGGGCCCTAAGAGCTTCATGTAAATTGGGATCATCTGCCAAAAAGAAACATATGTCAGAGCATAGCAGGCGGTGTTTTTAGTTGAAAATGACGGCAGCCAAAACTGGTGTTACAACACATAATATATGCTTGAAACAACAAGTGAAATTCTATGTCAAGTACTTATAATCCTAGTGCTCGGTTTTGACACTAGACAATTATACTGAAGAGAATACATGAATGCGTATTTACAGATATAGAAGCTGAAGGTGTCACAATTTTTTCCACAGTAAATTGTTAACAAATAGCATTAGAAGCAATTTTTATGATATCAATTCACACTTTATTAAAAATTTAATCATAAATAATACACGcaaatgaaaatatgaataaattGTTCCCTAACCTCTTACGGATATTAACAATCGCTTTATAATGCGAATATCTTCGATAGATAAATGAGAAGAAGGTGGCTGAGGAAGGTGGTATTCCATAATCATCAATGTATTTGAAAATTTTGATCTTTCACAGTTAACTCGGGATCACGAAACAAAAAGagcaagctgcgtttcacacgagcaATGCTTTGTAAAACCATGCACATAAGCTTTTCACTCTTAAGAAAGTTTATTCCACGGCATTATTGTTCAAcaagattacaagatttttgcgcaGCTACTGGCGACGCGCTGCAGATCCCTCTGACCACGTGTCCTCTCCACCTCACAAACTACGCCAGGTGGCACAGTTAACGTCTTGACAGCAACTGGAGACTGTCGTGATTTGAATGCGCTGGCAGAGGCGTGCAGACTTCCTGCGGCGATTATTGCCGTTAGTTATGGGAGCGCGTTTGACAGGATGCGCGCGCGCGTTTGCTGGTCCAGCTGAACAGACGTGTGGCGGGGCCGATACCGATTCAACGGTCGGTccgacaaggctgccctctgtctATGCCCCTTGATGCAGTAACTCATAAGTCTGCTGACGACGTAGTTGTCTGGACTCTCCTTACGTGGTTACATCTTCCCTTATCGTGCATACACGGATGATCTGCTGCTGGTTAGTTCTCTAGAGGAGGTAACACGGATCCTAGACACCTTCATGGTTCGTGGACGAACGGCTGGAAGTGTGGCGAGTGTGCGCAGATCCACGGCGCTGTTTATTGGTCGCGGGCTACCCCCTAGAGATCTGGCGCCGCTGCTCTGTGCCTAATATCTCCGCTCTCTGAGAATCATCATTACATCGTCAACGCGCCGAACAGCGGCGGTCAACCTTCGTCAGGTTTAGAGAATTACCGGTATGATGATCAGTTACAGTTCCCTACACCACCTAGCTCCTTAGTGTGATGCCTACCTGAATGATGGTTCATACTGCGCAGATTCTATTGCTGACGATTACGATAGGGCGTTGTATCAAGGGGGATGGAGATATTTTGTGACGGCTGGGCTCATCTTCAAAGTACGCTGTGACACACTCAGTCACCGCCCCGCTTTTAGGAGGACTTGGTCTTACGAACGTCCGCTATCGTGTGGCAGCACTTTACATGACCACAATGCGTAAATAATGGCGCAGTGTCAAGGCCTCCATTACGCACCATTTACTTGCAGTCGTTGTGCCAGTATCTCTATCCCTGCCGGTCCCGGTCGGTAGCATCAGACCGACGTTTGCACAGATCGCGGCCTTCATTGTGGAACTCTTACTCACGCTCGCGCCTTTTCCTGCGTAGTGTCGCCTGCAGCATCGTAGTACGTAAGGTCCCAGTGTTGCAGTGAACTGTGATTTGACGGCACATGCATCACAGCTTCTTTCCGACGCATATCAGATCGACTTGATATTATGCGACCTGTGGGAAGTATCCAACTAATCAGGGGCTCCATGCCATAGGGCTGGCGAACTCTCTCCTCTGCGCCGTCTGTCGTAGTGTCGACGATGATTATCACTGATTCAACTGTGTAGCCGTTGCGGATACggaggcgttttcaccctttttggacgaccggCACTGACAACACTGTTGTCACGAACATTATCCATTTTTTCAAACTTGCGAATCAACTTGTTTGCACACTTGGGCCGGTTGTCCTCAGCTttaactcggtcgcaaacttccttggAGCCGCAGATGGGCTGTTAGTGCTTGCATAGTAGGctttcacaagcgctatacgctcacgcacgctgtaccgtgacattttcacgtgcaaatggcaaTTCccagccggtcgatgtggccgtgcggttctaggcgcttcagtctggaaccgcgtgagcgctacggtcgcaggttcgaatcctgcctcgggcatggatgtgtgtgatgtccttaggttagttaggggattgatgaccacagatgttaagtctcatagtgctcagagccatttgaaccattttgaactaattccCAGCATGCCtcgcggccaacagtgcagtttgaatgtcctaacgcaaaccgttcagaagttatgacgattttatttcatatagttcaataagtgTCACACCGTACATAGAATCTATGAATAACGCTGCACTTATTGTTGTTTAAGTTTTCTTAACGGCTCAATCATGGCTGTGTTTCATAtcagtatttattatttaaaatttagatgtaaatgtcgtgtggctagggcctcccgttgggtagaccgttcgccgggtgcaagtctttcgatttgacgtcacttcgtgggcttgcgcgtcgatggggataaagtgatgatgatgagaacaacacaacacccagtccctgagcggagaaaatctccgacccagccgggaatcgaacccgggcccttaagattgacattctgtcgcgctgaccaatcagctaccatGGGCGGACTATAATTTAGATGCAGTATGCAGTATACTAAACTGGGATATAAGTCGCTTTCGTACATGTTATCTATTATTTTAGTAATCGTTTATAAAATGTAATTCGATTCCTAATATATGCGTCTCAGGGCCCTATCATGTTTTATACACCAGTTAGATGTAAGAATATTTGGGTCGACAAATGGTCGCGTGTTTTCTACGAGTGCCGCCGCATGTTATTGACTCCGAGTCTTCTCTTTACCCAGCAGTGGAATATTTTTCTGCAACAAAGTCTCGGACGGTCCTCTGGATAAAGAGCTGGGCTTTGGAATATCTATATGGAGATAATCATCACTCACTACTTGAGTTTTGGCAATACTTGCAAACTGAACTTGCCGAGGCTGTCAATTATCTTAAGAGCGTTTTTACCACGCCTCCTCAAAACGGGAGTGTTCCCGACGTGATAAGTGCCGGCCCGATTCGGAATAAAACATGACGCACCTACATCTTGGAATCGGCCAGTCTGCCATCCTTTATCACCCTGCGTGATTTCCAGGGTCCCAGATGGGTGGTctacttttcatttctttttcctctTTATGTATGTGTACAAAAacatgaaataagaaaataaatataagcAATGTGAGGGTGCAGCACGGCGTCGTGGCCAGGTCTCGGTATTCGACGCTTGCCCACCTTGTCTCCTCCAACCTATAGCTGACTCTGGCGCTAACAAACCGAAAtaagaaagataaataaataaagaaattaattaaacaggAAGATGTTTTTCTTATTTCAAGAGctcaaaaattgttaaaaaaagggtAGTGTCTAAATAAAAAAGGGGTGTGATTCCTGCTTTGAGTTCTGTTAAATCAAAAAAGAGGTATCATCTTTGGAAGAAAAGTAAGcaggaaaaaaaagtggttcaagagtgggattacaatgcaaggtgaaagaatatcaatggtacgattcactgatgacattgctattctgagtaaaagtgaagaagaatttcaggctctcttgaatggaattaacagtctaatgagtacagaatatggagtgagaataaatcgaagaaagacggaagtgatgagaagtagcagaaatgagaacagcgagaaacttaacaccaggactgacggtcacgaagtagatgaagttaaagaattctactacctaggcagcagcaTGGCCATTGACGGAAGGAGcatagagaatcgaagcatttaacatgTGGTgcagcagacgaatgttgaaaattaggtggaccgagaaggtaaggcatgaggaggttctacacagaatcgttgaggaaagaaatatgtggaaaacactgacaggatgaaggaacaggatgatagggcatttaTTAAggcaccagggaatgacttccatggcactagagggaactgtagaggacaaaACACTGTAGAGAaacacagggattggaatacatccagcaaataattgaggatatatgtTGCGAGTGCAAATATGAGACGAAAAGTTTAGCACAGGAGAAAAATTTGTGGGACCGAccaatcagaaaactgatgactaaaaaaaaaaaaaaaaaaaaaaaaggggggggggggaaaaaggcGACTTCTTGCGTAAAGCTGTAAATTCGGattagagtcccggtccggcacatattttcgtaCGTTACTAATAAATTGTATTGCCGTTGTTCTATCCTACAAGCAGTTTGTGGCTGCATTTCATAATTTAACAATGCgtttgtactgcagtcagcatAATTAACTACTTGAGACGATCAGAGGTGGAAAATTATATATcaaaacattaataaattaaagATTTGTGCCTTCCTCGGGCATCAAATGAGCTAGTGTTGCTCGAATGACGCACCGGCTGGTACTTCGTTCTAGAAACTCCTTTTTGTCCTATCGATTGTGCTCCCAGAGCCTTACAGCGTGGCATGTGAAAGGCTGAAGGTCAGTGTAAGACAGTTCTGGAATGTGAATGTAGCGTGAAGCGGGAAAACCGCACATTTTGTTATGTAAGGAATATTTTCTTGTGCGAAAGCGACTAACCTTCCCAAACGTCTGCAGCAGCTGTTTATGGCGAAGATTCTTCTCCTGGTCAACAGACCACAGTGGTGGTTCTGGAAACTTTCGGTCCAGATAGTCTGATACGTCGAGAGACTCGACGACCACCTCGCCGCCACCCACCTCCAGGGCGGGCACTTTTGTCTCCGGATGCACAGCGCTGTACCACTCCGGCTTGTTCTTCAGGTTGATGTCCACCATCTCGAAGGGAACGCCCTTGGCAGCCAGGACGAGGCGCGCTCGCTGCGCGAAGGGGCAGTACAGCATGGAGTAGAGTCGCAGCTTGCCCGCCTCCACTGGCGGCGGCTGCGGGTCACCTGCCGACACACGTGAACCAAACGTGCTGCAGTTTGCAAGATATGTTTTTCATGTGATGAGTCGCAGTAGGttttccccaacttgtcacaaactGTTGTTCGTTTAAACAGACTCTGAGGAATTGGTAGGactgaagttcaaaaaaatggctctcagcactatgggacttaacgtctgtcatcagtcccctagacttagaactaattaaacataactaacctgccgaggcaggattcgaacctgcgaccgttcagcggttcagcccctagaaccgctcggccacagcggccggctgaagtgaAAGTGTATCACCATGCTGAGATTTATCACATTTCATTGAATCGTGAGGTAAATTGTGCCAGTAGTAAGGGTTAGGACTGTTGAAGGCTGAGTAAAACCCATGCCAGAATTACGGATCTGCTACTTACTTTTGCTAAGTGACATCTGGGCCCCTGCTTTATAGATCTGCTGTGTATTGTGGGCAACAGCTGTCAACTGCCGTATGAAAGAGGCGGATTTTATTATCTATCATAACTgattcttaaaatttcatttccttttgttaCAGTTACGATCATCTTTCAACGTTATTTGCATGGGACTGGCTCATGTGGTTAGAGGTATGGCACAATAATTACAGTAATTTCAATTACATAAAACATATCACATATATACACTTACCTACAAACCTAGCCATTGTGTTACAAGGTAGTTACAAAATCGGAACTATGATATGTCACGGTGTGGTTACTGGCCATTGGTAACCTGTAACAGGATGTATCTTGCAACAGAAGCTAGTGTACAGTGATGAATGATAGCATACGTAATTATAGTCAGAGTGGACATATAATTCAGATCGCCCTCTAAATACATGCAACACTAGCAGAC
This region includes:
- the LOC126411703 gene encoding pyrimidodiazepine synthase-like isoform X1; the protein is MGVKFLKKGDPQPPPVEAGKLRLYSMLYCPFAQRARLVLAAKGVPFEMVDINLKNKPEWYSAVHPETKVPALEVGGGEVVVESLDVSDYLDRKFPEPPLWSVDQEKNLRHKQLLQTFGKMIPIYMKLLGPNASQAVEDVVYSIAAGIQPFENELAKTGSKYFGGARPGMLDYMIWPWAERMEALRAMHPDVKLPLQDFPRLMAWGAAMKQDPAVRASIMSVEAHAAFIMKYRDGSLDYDKL
- the LOC126411703 gene encoding pyrimidodiazepine synthase-like isoform X2 → MGAKFLKKGDPQPPPVEAGKLRLYSMLYCPFAQRARLVLAAKGVPFEMVDINLKNKPEWYSAVHPETKVPALEVGGGEVVVESLDVSDYLDRKFPEPPLWSVDQEKNLRHKQLLQTFGKMIPIYMKLLGPNASQAVEDVVYSIAAGIQPFENELAKTGSKYFGGARPGMLDYMIWPWAERMEALRAMHPDVKLPLQDFPRLMAWGAAMKQDPAVRASIMSVEAHAAFIMKYRDGSLDYDKL